One stretch of Amycolatopsis sp. NBC_00345 DNA includes these proteins:
- a CDS encoding DinB family protein, which translates to MSNSSSSVERAWPDPLSGDELTVQTRFLDFLRATAVNKLAGLSREQAVATPLPASPRTSALGVVKHLIAVERWWLSVEAGGAALPSLWMGSPDPSWDVAAEDDPASVVAAYQEEWAHSAASLAGLAADDRTRRSGEFTVRWVLAHVVQETARHVGHLDALRELADGEVGE; encoded by the coding sequence ATGTCGAACAGCAGTTCGAGTGTCGAGCGGGCCTGGCCCGACCCCCTGAGCGGCGACGAGCTCACCGTCCAGACGCGGTTCCTGGACTTCCTGAGGGCCACGGCCGTGAACAAGCTCGCCGGGCTGTCCCGCGAGCAGGCGGTGGCGACGCCGCTGCCGGCGTCACCCCGGACGAGCGCGCTGGGGGTGGTGAAGCACCTCATCGCGGTCGAGCGCTGGTGGCTCTCGGTCGAGGCCGGCGGCGCGGCGCTGCCCTCGCTGTGGATGGGCTCGCCGGACCCGAGCTGGGACGTCGCGGCCGAAGACGACCCGGCCTCGGTGGTCGCCGCCTACCAAGAGGAGTGGGCGCACTCGGCGGCCTCGCTGGCCGGGCTGGCCGCCGACGACCGGACGAGGCGGTCGGGGGAGTTCACGGTGCGCTGGGTGCTGGCCCACGTCGTCCAGGAGACCGCCCGGCACGTCGGCCACCTCGACGCGCTGCGCGAGCTGGCCGACGGCGAAGTGGGGGAGTGA